A region of Chitinophaga flava DNA encodes the following proteins:
- a CDS encoding SWIM zinc finger family protein: MLFNYRYSGNSQVYSNATSAGISFAPDTHRDPTFFVGKLHKKIAFREAISALHDVVVSDLRFKPKDKTAYKEWAAQQESVWLAEYMNGYDRAAADTRIASISDELKKVNDEKDKVMGPFYKARKQYFDFLYQKDRDAWFVLDPVITVHPDEMFFECFSQDESTYGKLSASYNVFKEVNEFECGTTNIDYSAALYNEFQKIRDYKETDFRVDPGGFQVQTSQEELYHEVKIDLPDSWVRGFLQVSSAMTLPAATFDLHPMDVYNFCLWLRRFKEKAGPRSIRFKLEPGKPVRAVFEPWNHEIVCARSIYKGGQSREIRIWGRRRLLILERLIPIAKKFTVHLTGNGLPSFYVADLGDMQFTLGLSGWTANDWSRAGQFDLMAPRAIVDDSAKLKVFADLRTRWMAKPETIATATGLDKATVLGALGIYTQAGKVIFDLHTGMYRLRELSREPLPLESLRFANPLEAEASQLVQEKKVTLTEQDIPGVGLQLKGNVKGAQRVYHPVIVIDKDERLSEAHCDCNFYNTNKLYKGPCEHMLALRMTHAENNSAG, translated from the coding sequence TTTTGTAGGTAAACTCCATAAAAAAATCGCTTTCCGCGAAGCCATATCCGCCCTGCATGATGTAGTGGTGTCTGACCTCCGTTTTAAACCCAAAGACAAAACTGCCTATAAGGAATGGGCCGCCCAGCAGGAATCTGTTTGGCTGGCCGAATACATGAACGGTTACGACCGGGCTGCGGCAGATACAAGAATAGCGTCTATCTCCGACGAGCTGAAAAAAGTGAATGACGAGAAAGACAAAGTGATGGGTCCTTTCTATAAGGCCAGAAAACAATACTTCGATTTCCTCTATCAGAAAGACCGGGATGCCTGGTTTGTACTGGATCCTGTTATCACGGTACATCCGGATGAAATGTTCTTCGAATGTTTCAGCCAGGATGAATCTACCTATGGTAAACTGAGCGCCAGTTACAATGTGTTTAAAGAGGTAAATGAATTTGAATGCGGTACTACCAACATTGACTACTCTGCCGCATTATACAATGAATTCCAGAAGATCCGTGACTATAAGGAAACAGACTTTAGAGTAGATCCGGGAGGATTCCAGGTACAGACTTCGCAGGAAGAGCTGTATCACGAAGTAAAGATCGATCTGCCGGACAGCTGGGTGAGAGGCTTTTTACAGGTAAGTTCAGCCATGACACTGCCTGCCGCCACCTTTGATCTGCATCCGATGGATGTATATAATTTCTGTCTCTGGCTGCGCCGCTTCAAGGAAAAAGCAGGGCCTCGTTCCATCCGTTTTAAACTGGAGCCAGGAAAGCCTGTCAGAGCTGTATTTGAGCCATGGAATCATGAAATCGTTTGTGCGAGATCGATATACAAAGGAGGACAAAGCAGGGAGATCAGAATATGGGGTAGAAGGAGATTGCTGATTCTGGAGCGACTGATACCTATTGCTAAAAAATTCACGGTACATCTCACCGGCAATGGGCTGCCATCCTTCTATGTAGCCGATCTGGGAGATATGCAGTTTACACTGGGACTTTCAGGGTGGACAGCCAACGACTGGTCCCGTGCCGGACAGTTCGATCTCATGGCACCTCGTGCAATCGTAGACGACAGCGCCAAGCTGAAAGTGTTTGCAGACCTGCGCACCCGCTGGATGGCCAAACCGGAAACCATTGCAACAGCTACCGGGCTGGATAAAGCCACTGTACTGGGCGCACTGGGAATCTATACACAGGCCGGCAAAGTAATCTTTGATCTGCATACCGGTATGTATCGCCTGCGGGAGCTGAGCCGAGAACCACTGCCGCTGGAATCGCTGCGTTTTGCCAATCCGCTGGAAGCTGAAGCGTCTCAGCTGGTACAGGAGAAAAAAGTTACGCTTACTGAACAGGACATACCAGGAGTAGGATTGCAGCTGAAAGGCAACGTAAAAGGTGCACAGCGTGTATACCATCCCGTTATAGTGATCGATAAGGATGAAAGACTGAGCGAAGCACACTGTGATTGTAATTTTTATAATACTAATAAGTTGTACAAAGGGCCCTGCGAACACATGCTGGCGCTGCGTATGACGCATGCTGAAAATAATTCTGCAGGATAA